The proteins below come from a single Odontesthes bonariensis isolate fOdoBon6 chromosome 18, fOdoBon6.hap1, whole genome shotgun sequence genomic window:
- the LOC142367966 gene encoding uncharacterized protein LOC142367966: MSKIELLRLLINQRLTAAAEEIFGVFGRTIAEYEEEISRSKLEIDRQRRLLDLTRKPQISLHVASSAISEQQEWSPSLDLSEEKPPHIKEEEEEEEEEDLWSDQQDAGPQLSEQTADNCVIFQKRGVKKQQVKRKRGSTVPKFPNQDTEDVEMGSQPGTSVQQICSDLSEDEPGASELASGNGQIDCVDLEAPPSEILDSYVCTICGRVFSQRGHWAKHVQVHRKDDAKADKSYTCGICGKKLTRFDGYQKHLRVHTGEKPYCCDVCGRRFSDNSNHKRHIRTHMGPKPELS, encoded by the exons ATGTCCAAAATCGAGTTGCTGAGGCTTCTGATCAACCAGCGGCTCACTGCGGCCGCAGAGGAGATCTTCGGCGTGTTCGGGAGGACCATTGCGGAGTATGAGGAAGAGATATCCCGCTCCAAGCTGGAGATAGACCGCCAGCGCCGGCTGCTGGACCTCACGAGGAAGCCGCAGATCTCCCTACATGTCGCGAGCTCAG CCATCTCTGAACAGCAAGAGTGGAGCCCCAGTCTGGATCTGAGCGAAGAGAAGCCCCCTCATatcaaagaggaggaggaggaggaggaggaggaggatctgTGGTCAGATCAACAGGATGCGGGGCCTCAGCTGTCAGAGCAGACCGCTGACAACTGTGTGATTTTCCAGAAAAGaggagtgaaaaagcagcaggTAAAACGCAAACGAGGCTCCACAGTTCCAAAGTTCCCAAACCAGGACACGGAAGACGTGGAAATGGGATCGCAGCCAGGTACCTCGGTCCAGCAAATTTGCTCGGACCTCAGCGAGGATGAACCTGGAGCCTCTGAGCTGGCTTCAGGGAATGGCCAGATTGACTGTGTGGACTTAGAAGCTCCTCCGTCAGAGATTTTGGACTCTTACGTTTGCACCATTTGCGGCCGGGTGTTTTCTCAGCGTGGCCACTGGGCCAAACACGTGCAGGTGCATCGGAAAGACGACGCAAAAGCTGACAAGTCGTACACGTGCGGTATTTGTGGGAAGAAACTCACGCGGTTCGACGGCTACCAGAAACACTTGCGGGTGCACACGGGCGAGAAGCCGTACTGCTGCGACGTGTGCGGCCGAAGGTTTAGCGACAACTCCAATCACAAACGCCACATTCGCACTCACATGGGACCGAaacctgagctgagctga